CGGAACTGCTGAATGGTGCGATGGCGTATTGTCGCCTGCATCGGGCTGCGGGGCAACTGCCGGGGTTTCCGATGCAGCCCCGGTTGGCGTGGCCGCCACAGCGGGGATGGATTCGGCTGTCTCGGTGGCAGCTGGCTCTTCGAGCGGCAACGGGGTTTCCAGAGATTCGAGCTGGGCAAACACGGCGCCCTGGTCAATATCCTCGAGCGCGGGGAGCTGGTCCAGCGAGGCGAGACCCAGGTCGTCCAGAAACTGGCGCGTGGTGGCGAGCAGGCCGGGACGGCCGGCCGTTTCACGGTAGCCGATGGTTTCGACCCAGCCGCGGTCTTCCAGTTGCTTGATCAGTTGCGAGTTGACCGTCACACCGCGGATATCCTCGATATCGCCGCGCGTTACCGGCTGGCGATAGGCAATGATGGCCAGTGTTTCCAGAGTGGCGCGCGTGTAGCGTGGCGGCTTTTCCGGGTGCAGGCGATCGAGAAAGGGGCGCATTTCCGGTCGGCTCTGGAAACGCCAGCCGCTCGAGACGCACACCAGTTCCACGCCCTTCTGCTCCCACTCCTGCGCCAGCTCGTGCAGCAGCTGGCGCAGCGTATCGGCGCCCAGCGCGTCCTCGAACAGCGTGCGCATGTCGCGCAGCGTCAGGGGCTGCTGTGCGCAGATCAAGGCGGTCTCGAGGATGCGTTTGGCTTGCGCGGAGTTCATGGCTGGACAGGAAAGAATGCAGGCGCCTGCGGCGGCAGCCCCATGGCCTGCAGGGCATCGTGCATGTCGGCAGGCAGCGGCGCCACGCATTGTAAGGGCTGCCCCGTAACGGGATGCCGCAGCGAAAGCCGGAAGGCATGCAAGGCCTGACGCTGCATGCCCCAGGCCTGCGCACCGCCATAGGTGGCATCGCCCAGCAGCGGATGCCCCAGATGCTGCATGTGCACGCGGATCTGGTGTGTACGCCCGGTGTGCAGCTTGCACTGCACCCAGCAGGCCGGTGCGCCGCCGGTGGTGCTGTTGCCGACGAGCGTGATGTCGGTACGCGCGGTCTTGCCGGACTGGTGCGCCAGATCCACCACAGCCATGCGCAGCCGGTTGCGCGGATCGCGGCCGATGGCGGCATCGACGCTGCAGGCCTGCTCCGACCCGCGTTTCCAGTGCCCCTGGCCTATCGCCCAGTATTCGCGCCCGACTTCGCGTGCCGCAATCTGCTGCACCAGCTGGTCCATCGTGCTGCGGTCGCGGGCTACCACCATCAACCCGCTTGTGTCCTTGTCGAGCCGGTGCACGATGCCCGCGCGCGGCACCTGAGCTGCTTCCGCATAGCGGTGCAGCAAGGCATTGAGCAAGGTGCCGCTCCAGTTGCCGGCCGCCGGATGCACCACCATACCTGCCGGCTTGTTGATGATGACCAGATGCGCGTCTTCATGGACGATGTCGAGCGGAATGTCCTGCGCCACAAAGGCCTGCGACTGTGCCGTGGCGCGCAGCACCAGCGCCAACCGGTCGCCCGCCCGCAGCTTGGTCGCGGCCTTGCTGCAGGGCTGGCCATTGCGGGTCAGCAGGCCTGCCTCGATCAGTTGCTGCAGATAGCTGCGCGAAAACTCGGCAACGGCACCGGCCAGAAAGCGGTCCAGCCGCTGGCCGTTGCCGGCCGCGTCGACCATCAGCTCACGGGTTTCATCGTCGGCCTCGAGCGCGGACTCATCGGCCGCCGCGGCATCGGCCAACAGGGTGTCATCGACCATTTCAGGGGAATCGGGAAGCAAGGGAATGGGTCCTCCGGGCATGGAATCCGCCCGCACAGCGCGCTCGCCGGCAAGCTGCCGAACCGTGCCGGAGCAGTGCCGCAAACGCTTGCAAATTCATGGCTTAGCAGTGACAGGGAGCTGGCTATAATCTTTCGAGTACTTGACTGCCACAGAGCCCTATTCCATGCAAAAAACAATGCGTACCGGTCCATTATCCCGCGTTTACAGCCCGGCCCTGCTCGCCGGCTGCATGGCAGTGCTGCTGTCCGCATGCTCCGCACCGCCCACGCTGCAGGAAAAAACCTCCAGCTGGAGCCCCAACAAGATCTACAGCGAAGCCCGCAGCGAGAGCAACTCGGGCGGCTTCGAGCAGGCCATCCCCCTGTACGACGTGCTCGAAGGCCGCGCCGCCGGCACCCCCTTGGCACAGCAGGCCCAGCTGGAAAAGGCCTACGCCCAGTTCCAGAACGGCGACATCGCCGAGGCCAGTGCCACGCTGGACCGTTTCATCCGCCTCAACCCCTCCAGCCCGGCACTCGATTACGCCATGTACATGAAGGGTGTGGTCAACTTCAACAACAAGGAAGGCTGGCTGACCTTCCTGAGCACGCAGGATCTGGCCGAGCGCGACATGCAGGCCGCCAAGGACTCCTTCGAGGCCTTCCGCGAGCTGGTCACGCGCTTCCCGGATTCCCGCTATGCGGCCGATGCCCGCAAGCGCATGACCTACATCGTCAACGCCATGGCCAAGTCGGAGGTGGCGATTGCCTCCTACTACTTCAAGCGCGGCGCCTATGTGGCCGCCATCAACCGTGCGCAATCCACCATCAGCAACTACCAGGGCACGCCGGCCCAGGAAGAAGCACTGGCCATCCTGATGAGCTCCTACGACCGCCTCGGCCTGGAGCAGCCGCGTGACGATGCCCAGCGCGTGCTGGCGCAGAACTTCCCCGAGAGCCGCTACCTCGAGAAGGGCTACAAGGCCGAGCGCAAGTCCTTCTGGAAGCTCTGGTAATCAGTCCTGGCCGTGCCTGCAGGCCAGTTCCTGCAGCACGGCATCCAGCTCCGCCCTGCTGGCCAGCAGGCGCATCGGCGGCAAGGCCTTGAGCAGGCGCTTGCCGTAACTCATCTGCAGCAGACGCCGGTCGCACACCACCAGTACGCCCGTATCGTTCTCGCGCCGGATCAGGCGCCCTGCCCCCTGCTTGAGCATGACGGCGGTTTCAGGCAGGAAATAATCGCGGAACGGGCTGCGCCCCTCCAGCTCCAGCCGGCGCGATCGCGCCTCCACCAGCGGATCCTGCGGCGGCGGAAATGGCAGCTTGTCGATCACCACCAGTTGCAGGCCGTCGCCCGGCACATCCACCCCTTCCCAGAACGAGGCCGAAGCCACCAGGATGCAACCCGGCAGCCTGCCCTCGTCATCCCCCTGGCGGAAGCGCTCGATCAGACGGCGCTTGGTGGATTCGCCCTGCACCAGCACCTCGATACTGTCCTTGCCTTCGAAATGGCGACGCAGGGCTTCGCCAATCAGGCGCAGACTGCGCAAGGTAGTGGTGAGCACCAGGGTGCGACCACCGAGCTGGCCGGCAGCGTCGGCAACCAGTCCTGCCACG
The DNA window shown above is from Brachymonas denitrificans and carries:
- a CDS encoding RluA family pseudouridine synthase, whose product is MVDDTLLADAAAADESALEADDETRELMVDAAGNGQRLDRFLAGAVAEFSRSYLQQLIEAGLLTRNGQPCSKAATKLRAGDRLALVLRATAQSQAFVAQDIPLDIVHEDAHLVIINKPAGMVVHPAAGNWSGTLLNALLHRYAEAAQVPRAGIVHRLDKDTSGLMVVARDRSTMDQLVQQIAAREVGREYWAIGQGHWKRGSEQACSVDAAIGRDPRNRLRMAVVDLAHQSGKTARTDITLVGNSTTGGAPACWVQCKLHTGRTHQIRVHMQHLGHPLLGDATYGGAQAWGMQRQALHAFRLSLRHPVTGQPLQCVAPLPADMHDALQAMGLPPQAPAFFPVQP
- a CDS encoding outer membrane protein assembly factor BamD, which translates into the protein MQKTMRTGPLSRVYSPALLAGCMAVLLSACSAPPTLQEKTSSWSPNKIYSEARSESNSGGFEQAIPLYDVLEGRAAGTPLAQQAQLEKAYAQFQNGDIAEASATLDRFIRLNPSSPALDYAMYMKGVVNFNNKEGWLTFLSTQDLAERDMQAAKDSFEAFRELVTRFPDSRYAADARKRMTYIVNAMAKSEVAIASYYFKRGAYVAAINRAQSTISNYQGTPAQEEALAILMSSYDRLGLEQPRDDAQRVLAQNFPESRYLEKGYKAERKSFWKLW
- the scpB gene encoding SMC-Scp complex subunit ScpB; the protein is MNSAQAKRILETALICAQQPLTLRDMRTLFEDALGADTLRQLLHELAQEWEQKGVELVCVSSGWRFQSRPEMRPFLDRLHPEKPPRYTRATLETLAIIAYRQPVTRGDIEDIRGVTVNSQLIKQLEDRGWVETIGYRETAGRPGLLATTRQFLDDLGLASLDQLPALEDIDQGAVFAQLESLETPLPLEEPAATETAESIPAVAATPTGAASETPAVAPQPDAGDNTPSHHSAVPTPDGMPVASDSPDSGTTGSGPV